A single Carnobacterium alterfunditum DSM 5972 DNA region contains:
- a CDS encoding DUF1002 domain-containing protein — MNQLKKMSLTALTAMSLLGATLVVLPQSAGATTDGIDTTVVDEKWGKPTFIYGGGLSESQITETEALLEINDPENVAIDSVSGQDLVDYLGEGSGNTASMISSVLVQKQDVGDGVDVEIVTPENISQITQDQYANAAITAGVNDVKIEVASVRKVTGESALTGIYKAFDVNGEELDQERMAVAQDELETTNEIAQENVEDEAFDTAKFDQAIIDIKQSLADLKEQQGELATKEDVQRIINEALEKNNLQDAVTQEQIDRLMALFEKYQQTSAIDSDQVKEQLSNLSNTVQDKFGDALQQAEDSGLLDKIGNFFSQIWAAIKGLFE; from the coding sequence ATGAATCAATTAAAAAAAATGAGTTTAACGGCTTTAACTGCAATGAGTTTGTTAGGAGCGACGCTAGTTGTCTTGCCGCAATCTGCGGGTGCGACAACTGATGGAATCGATACAACCGTTGTCGATGAAAAATGGGGGAAACCTACTTTTATCTACGGTGGTGGATTATCTGAAAGTCAAATAACTGAAACAGAGGCATTATTGGAAATTAATGATCCTGAAAATGTAGCTATCGATAGTGTTTCAGGGCAAGATTTGGTGGATTATTTAGGTGAAGGTTCAGGAAATACAGCTAGTATGATCTCATCCGTATTGGTACAAAAACAAGATGTTGGCGATGGTGTCGATGTAGAAATCGTTACTCCAGAAAATATCAGTCAAATAACACAAGACCAATATGCAAATGCAGCTATTACTGCAGGGGTCAATGACGTAAAAATCGAAGTAGCAAGTGTCAGAAAGGTTACCGGAGAGAGTGCTTTAACTGGGATTTATAAAGCTTTCGATGTTAACGGAGAAGAATTAGACCAAGAACGTATGGCAGTAGCACAAGATGAATTAGAAACAACAAATGAAATCGCACAAGAAAACGTTGAAGATGAAGCATTTGATACAGCTAAATTTGACCAAGCGATCATTGATATAAAACAAAGCTTAGCTGATTTAAAAGAGCAGCAAGGTGAATTGGCTACAAAAGAAGATGTACAACGAATCATTAATGAAGCGTTAGAAAAAAATAATTTACAAGATGCCGTTACACAAGAACAAATCGATCGTTTGATGGCCTTATTTGAAAAATACCAACAAACGAGTGCAATCGATTCTGACCAAGTAAAAGAACAACTAAGTAACTTGTCTAATACCGTTCAAGACAAATTTGGTGATGCCTTACAGCAAGCTGAAGATAGTGGTTTATTAGATAAAATCGGCAACTTCTTTAGTCAAATTTGGGCTGCTATAAAAGGATTGTTTGAGTAA
- a CDS encoding glycosyltransferase family 2 protein → MMLIENFIYYFSMFILVYAITVTVLYLILILVSWKRLREFIEIIQTNITSVSHYTKPISIIVPAYNEEQTIVESVRSFLQLDYPEFEVIVVNDGSTDETMVKLIQFFDLYPVELDSDIKIETNLIKQAYKSHENSDLILLDKENGGKADALNAGINVSVYPFFCAIDADCIIEKDALLRIVSPFLKYEETIAVGGMVRIANGSTIKNGEIVQTKVPKKMIERFQVIEYFRAFLTSRVGWQRFNALMIISGAFGLFKKSAVLEVGGFERTIGEDMELVLRLHEKFRQNGEPYRIDFASDAVCWTQAPDSYKDLKGQRVRWHRGLFDSLNRHQKMMLNPKYGSVGLASMPYFFLVELLGPVIEMIGYIVMGVAIYLDILSSYVGIIFLLTCLMGILFSFSAILFEEISYKRYSNLKDILLLFMVSILEQFYYRPLTVWWRVKAFFNYRKGSKQWGTIERKNFDPKPKNNEI, encoded by the coding sequence ATGATGCTGATAGAAAATTTCATTTACTACTTTAGTATGTTTATTTTAGTGTATGCTATCACGGTCACAGTCTTGTATCTTATCCTTATCCTAGTTTCTTGGAAACGACTAAGGGAATTTATTGAAATCATTCAAACAAATATTACAAGTGTCAGTCATTACACTAAACCAATTTCTATTATTGTACCGGCTTATAATGAAGAACAAACAATTGTGGAAAGTGTCCGTTCTTTTTTGCAGTTAGATTACCCAGAATTTGAAGTGATCGTCGTTAACGATGGATCAACAGATGAGACAATGGTTAAACTGATTCAATTTTTTGATTTATATCCTGTAGAACTAGATAGTGATATAAAAATCGAAACAAACCTTATCAAACAAGCATATAAATCTCATGAAAATTCAGATCTGATTTTATTAGATAAAGAAAATGGCGGTAAAGCAGATGCATTGAACGCCGGCATAAATGTCTCCGTTTATCCTTTTTTTTGTGCGATCGATGCTGATTGTATCATTGAAAAAGACGCTTTATTACGGATTGTTTCACCATTTCTTAAATATGAAGAAACGATTGCAGTAGGCGGGATGGTTCGAATCGCAAATGGCAGTACTATAAAAAATGGGGAAATTGTTCAAACCAAAGTTCCTAAGAAAATGATTGAACGGTTTCAAGTTATTGAATATTTTCGAGCTTTCTTAACGAGTCGTGTCGGCTGGCAACGATTCAATGCACTGATGATTATTTCAGGAGCATTTGGCCTATTTAAAAAATCCGCTGTATTAGAAGTTGGCGGATTTGAGCGTACGATTGGGGAAGATATGGAACTTGTTCTAAGATTACATGAAAAGTTCCGTCAAAATGGTGAACCTTACCGCATTGATTTTGCTTCAGATGCCGTTTGCTGGACACAAGCACCTGACAGCTATAAAGATTTGAAAGGGCAACGGGTAAGGTGGCATAGAGGATTATTTGATTCTTTAAACAGACATCAAAAAATGATGCTCAATCCTAAATATGGGTCTGTTGGTCTAGCTTCAATGCCCTACTTCTTTTTAGTAGAGTTATTAGGACCAGTGATTGAAATGATAGGATATATTGTAATGGGAGTAGCTATTTATTTAGACATCCTCTCTTCTTATGTTGGTATTATCTTTTTGTTAACCTGTTTGATGGGGATTTTATTTTCTTTTTCGGCTATTCTGTTCGAAGAAATTTCTTATAAACGTTACAGCAATTTGAAAGATATCTTATTGCTATTCATGGTTAGTATTTTAGAGCAGTTCTATTACCGTCCATTAACAGTATGGTGGAGAGTGAAAGCATTTTTTAATTATCGTAAAGGTAGTAAACAATGGGGAACAATTGAACGGAAAAATTTCGATCCAAAACCGAAAAACAATGAAATATAA
- a CDS encoding HEAT repeat domain-containing protein, translating into MNYLLLDVALLGVISLFITNLGIVIFTVIINQKYRLSEKSYQRACKLIQPIMEEKINDPSQLVERLNFFKTKKERKVVFDTLMKYAQKPETVENSLWVIGQLGFYDELIADASKKLTLQHIQFFSQLRFHKAFPLLIKGTTSKNFEIKYNSFYAISSLPLSEKELPIYIEALLESSIMSDRIIDMLNHLHMDVEKILHFLREATLDKNKIILLLVLRNRLKKEDPLLVNQLLPYLEESREVRIATIRALATSENDFYFSFFQELYKKEIDWQVRAVLAKDLPLLNAPSEQGLLMDMLKDENWWVRHNAINNLKKRYPDNVMLDQKYEKFETADQFTQLKMKGSGTE; encoded by the coding sequence ATGAACTATTTATTACTTGATGTTGCTTTGTTAGGAGTTATCAGTTTATTTATTACGAATTTAGGCATTGTTATTTTTACAGTCATCATTAATCAGAAGTATCGATTAAGTGAAAAAAGTTATCAAAGGGCATGCAAACTGATCCAACCGATCATGGAAGAAAAAATCAATGATCCGAGTCAGCTTGTCGAAAGATTAAATTTTTTTAAAACTAAAAAAGAACGAAAAGTTGTCTTTGATACACTTATGAAATATGCCCAGAAGCCTGAGACAGTTGAAAATAGTCTGTGGGTAATAGGGCAGCTAGGTTTTTATGATGAATTGATTGCAGATGCTTCGAAAAAGCTAACTTTACAGCATATTCAATTTTTTAGTCAACTACGCTTCCATAAAGCATTTCCTCTATTAATCAAAGGAACAACAAGTAAAAATTTCGAAATCAAGTACAATTCTTTTTATGCTATTTCATCCTTGCCTTTATCAGAAAAGGAATTACCAATTTATATCGAAGCTTTGTTAGAGTCATCTATTATGAGTGATCGTATTATTGATATGTTGAATCATCTCCATATGGATGTTGAAAAAATCCTTCATTTTTTACGTGAAGCTACACTAGATAAAAATAAAATCATCTTATTATTAGTTTTAAGAAACCGTTTAAAAAAAGAGGACCCTTTATTGGTAAACCAGCTTTTACCTTACTTAGAAGAATCAAGAGAAGTTCGGATAGCTACTATTCGTGCACTGGCTACAAGTGAAAATGACTTTTACTTTTCTTTTTTTCAAGAACTATATAAAAAAGAAATCGATTGGCAAGTGCGGGCAGTACTAGCAAAAGATCTTCCGTTGTTAAACGCACCTAGTGAACAAGGATTACTAATGGACATGCTAAAGGATGAAAATTGGTGGGTACGCCATAATGCCATAAACAATTTAAAAAAACGTTATCCAGATAATGTCATGCTTGATCAGAAATATGAGAAGTTTGAAACTGCTGATCAATTTACACAATTAAAAATGAAAGGAAGTGGGACTGAATGA
- a CDS encoding bifunctional diguanylate cyclase/phosphohydrolase: MMEPSFYAEIIQASLNPFVCFELVKDNNNKVIDGIYKDLNPAYECLIGMNKDALLGKKVTEISESINLKTIQFLKASEKAKKNDKTDYYFELKKQFYRIQIFSFEKEYTAISYTESTTELLQKNIAQEDLKQTENQLSLILDSTEEAICGIDLNGRCTFLNLNCMKLLGIKEESEMVGQPIFNHLIKDSLSTEETTVKQDILNKLIGKQPCQSNEIYFIRMDGTLYPVEYFVKPKTSNGTLLGGILTFADMTKRKAEQAEINHLMFHDPLTGSFNHIKFEKLKVACDNEKNLPLSIIMGDVNGLRRINQHYGHYEGDQLLKAITTILRESIPKNGYIARYGEDEFSILLPNTDSSQVSWHIEKIQDAIREYNDQISKDQAAINLALGSETKCTMDYDIQKMINKAQDYMDKQKMLNRDSMRNILLTSIKTTLLVRSKFTEEHAERLVTLSKSVGKKMKLSPCQMDELALLAELHDVGKIGIDDAILNKPGKLTDGEMAEMKKHSFIGYQIIKSIEGLADIALPILHHHERSDGKGYPDGLTRHDIPLLSRIISVVDAYDAMTQDRPYRKAMTQEEAIVEIKKNSGTQFDPEVVRFFLESIEEILKE; this comes from the coding sequence ATGATGGAGCCATCTTTTTATGCAGAAATAATTCAGGCAAGTCTAAATCCCTTTGTTTGCTTTGAACTGGTTAAGGATAACAATAACAAGGTTATAGATGGGATCTATAAAGATTTAAATCCTGCTTACGAATGTTTGATAGGAATGAACAAAGATGCATTGCTCGGAAAGAAAGTAACAGAAATTTCCGAATCAATAAATTTAAAAACAATACAGTTTTTAAAAGCAAGTGAAAAAGCAAAAAAAAATGATAAAACAGACTACTATTTTGAATTAAAAAAACAGTTTTACCGAATCCAAATTTTTTCGTTTGAGAAGGAATATACGGCTATATCCTATACAGAATCAACAACTGAACTATTACAAAAAAATATTGCACAAGAAGATTTAAAACAAACCGAAAATCAATTGAGTTTGATATTAGATTCAACAGAAGAAGCAATTTGCGGGATCGATTTGAATGGGAGATGTACTTTTTTGAACCTCAATTGTATGAAATTATTGGGGATAAAAGAAGAGTCAGAAATGGTAGGACAACCAATTTTTAATCATTTAATTAAGGATTCGTTGTCAACAGAAGAAACGACCGTTAAGCAGGACATCCTCAATAAATTGATTGGAAAACAGCCGTGTCAATCAAATGAGATTTATTTCATACGAATGGATGGAACCCTCTATCCAGTGGAATATTTTGTTAAACCAAAAACGAGTAACGGAACCTTACTTGGAGGAATATTAACTTTTGCTGATATGACAAAAAGAAAAGCAGAACAAGCAGAAATCAATCATTTGATGTTCCATGATCCTTTAACAGGTTCGTTCAATCACATCAAATTTGAGAAATTAAAAGTTGCTTGTGACAATGAAAAGAACTTACCACTGTCAATCATTATGGGAGATGTTAATGGATTAAGAAGAATCAATCAGCACTATGGACATTACGAAGGAGATCAGCTCTTAAAAGCAATAACAACTATTTTAAGAGAAAGTATTCCCAAAAATGGATATATTGCTCGTTACGGAGAAGACGAATTCAGTATTTTATTGCCTAATACTGACAGCTCACAAGTCTCTTGGCACATTGAAAAAATTCAGGATGCGATCAGGGAGTACAATGACCAAATTAGTAAAGACCAAGCAGCAATCAATCTTGCATTAGGGTCTGAAACAAAGTGCACGATGGATTATGATATCCAAAAAATGATCAACAAGGCTCAAGATTATATGGATAAGCAAAAGATGCTCAACCGCGATAGTATGCGTAATATTCTTTTAACTTCTATCAAAACAACTTTATTAGTACGAAGTAAGTTTACTGAAGAACATGCAGAAAGACTGGTGACTTTGTCAAAAAGTGTTGGAAAAAAGATGAAATTGTCACCTTGTCAAATGGATGAGTTAGCTTTATTGGCAGAGCTGCATGATGTAGGTAAGATTGGGATCGATGATGCCATTTTAAATAAACCAGGCAAATTGACGGATGGAGAAATGGCCGAAATGAAAAAACATTCGTTTATTGGCTATCAAATCATTAAGTCTATCGAAGGTTTAGCTGATATTGCACTGCCTATCTTGCACCATCATGAGCGCTCAGATGGGAAGGGATACCCAGATGGATTAACGAGACACGATATCCCTTTATTATCTCGTATTATTTCAGTGGTGGATGCTTATGATGCGATGACACAAGATCGACCATATCGTAAAGCTATGACTCAAGAAGAAGCTATTGTTGAAATCAAAAAAAATTCAGGGACACAATTTGATCCTGAAGTTGTCAGGTTTTTTTTAGAAAGTATAGAAGAAATTTTAAAGGAATAA
- a CDS encoding family 2 glycosyl transferase encodes MGKKGMIIGIALSLLVIGGGLFFMDQTEETVYQSENDLSYVAKVEGKEFYIYKDGEWTTTFLAGVNMGAAKPGTFPGELAITKDEYLRWFKQIKEMNADVIRVYTILKPDFYDALYEFNLQNDDPLYLMHGVYLNEEGIAELSDAYAEDEKIKKDFIKDATNLVDVLHGQANLPEKAGFADGKYTKDISKYVIGWILGVEWDPYFVNQTNEANPEMTAFEGDYLYTDGASPFEVFLAEVGDATLSYEVQEYQTMRPLSYTNWLTTDMLDHPNEPDGTEDMAVVNTEHIKGTDQLETGLFASYHVYPYYPEFLNHQPEYAEVKNEDGSINTYKAYLRDLIKEHTVPVMVAEFGIPASRGKAHESLYSGFNQGGIEETEQGEMLIDMMQDIHDEGYLGGLVFTWQDEWFKRTWNTLDFDLSDRRPYWSNPQTNEQHFGLLAFDPGKEKSVVYVDGNDSEWSEKDQLSKNEENTLSVKSDEKYLYVKLEAKDFDFEKDQLVIAIDVKDEQGNSQTADGSLIFSRPTDFLVKINGATGSSIMVDAYYDSYYYQYAEKLEAIEKQPAYTKKNSGLFNPMNHALSAELTLPQTNEVIPFSKYETGALVLGNGNPEHEEYNSLTDFAVKDGIVEIALPWQLLNVMDPSTKQIIGDLYQNKGIEAVSVENIYLGAALVKKGSTEPNKIMLEPYLWEPWELPTYHERLKPSYYLLKEAFLEYDK; translated from the coding sequence ATGGGAAAAAAAGGGATGATCATTGGAATAGCACTTAGTTTATTAGTTATCGGAGGAGGCCTTTTTTTTATGGATCAAACTGAAGAAACAGTTTACCAATCTGAAAACGATCTTTCTTACGTAGCAAAAGTTGAAGGAAAAGAATTCTATATTTATAAAGATGGTGAATGGACCACTACATTTTTAGCTGGTGTGAATATGGGAGCTGCAAAGCCAGGAACTTTTCCAGGCGAACTAGCTATTACAAAAGATGAATATTTGCGTTGGTTTAAACAAATCAAAGAGATGAATGCAGATGTTATTCGGGTATATACTATTTTAAAACCGGATTTTTATGATGCTCTGTATGAATTTAACTTGCAAAATGACGATCCGCTATACTTAATGCACGGTGTATATTTGAATGAAGAGGGAATTGCTGAATTGAGCGATGCCTATGCTGAAGATGAAAAAATAAAAAAAGACTTCATAAAAGATGCTACAAATTTAGTAGATGTGTTACACGGTCAAGCAAACTTACCCGAAAAAGCCGGCTTCGCGGATGGGAAATACACAAAAGATATTTCTAAGTACGTTATAGGCTGGATATTAGGTGTCGAATGGGATCCTTATTTTGTCAATCAAACAAATGAAGCGAACCCAGAAATGACTGCATTTGAAGGGGACTACTTGTATACAGATGGAGCTTCGCCGTTTGAGGTATTCTTAGCGGAAGTAGGGGATGCTACTTTATCCTATGAAGTTCAAGAGTATCAAACTATGCGTCCACTGAGCTATACCAACTGGCTAACGACAGATATGCTAGATCATCCAAATGAACCGGATGGGACTGAGGATATGGCAGTCGTAAACACAGAACATATAAAAGGCACAGATCAATTAGAAACTGGATTATTTGCTTCTTATCACGTCTATCCTTATTATCCAGAATTTCTAAATCATCAGCCTGAGTATGCTGAAGTGAAAAATGAAGACGGCAGTATCAATACTTATAAAGCTTATTTAAGAGATCTGATCAAAGAACATACTGTGCCAGTTATGGTAGCTGAATTTGGAATACCGGCTTCTAGAGGGAAAGCTCATGAAAGTTTGTATTCAGGGTTTAACCAAGGAGGCATTGAGGAGACCGAACAAGGCGAAATGTTGATCGATATGATGCAGGATATACACGACGAAGGTTATTTAGGAGGACTCGTGTTTACGTGGCAAGATGAATGGTTTAAACGAACTTGGAACACACTAGATTTTGATTTGTCTGACCGTCGACCATACTGGTCTAATCCTCAAACCAATGAGCAACATTTCGGGTTGCTGGCTTTTGATCCTGGGAAAGAAAAAAGCGTAGTCTACGTTGATGGAAATGATTCTGAGTGGAGTGAAAAAGACCAGTTGTCAAAAAATGAAGAAAATACTCTTTCAGTAAAATCAGATGAAAAATACCTTTATGTGAAATTAGAAGCGAAAGATTTTGATTTTGAAAAAGATCAATTAGTTATTGCTATTGATGTAAAAGATGAGCAAGGAAATAGTCAAACAGCTGATGGTTCATTAATTTTTTCTCGACCAACTGATTTTCTAGTAAAAATAAACGGAGCGACGGGATCCTCCATTATGGTAGATGCTTATTACGACTCTTATTATTACCAATATGCAGAAAAATTAGAAGCAATCGAGAAGCAACCAGCTTACACGAAAAAAAATTCAGGGTTGTTTAACCCAATGAATCATGCTTTGTCAGCTGAATTAACGTTGCCTCAAACAAATGAAGTTATCCCTTTTTCAAAGTATGAAACAGGAGCTTTAGTATTAGGAAATGGGAATCCGGAACATGAAGAGTACAATTCATTGACTGATTTTGCAGTGAAAGATGGTATTGTTGAAATTGCTTTGCCATGGCAGTTATTGAATGTCATGGATCCTTCAACGAAACAAATTATAGGAGATCTGTATCAAAATAAAGGTATTGAAGCAGTTAGTGTAGAAAATATTTATCTAGGGGCAGCTTTAGTGAAAAAGGGATCCACTGAGCCCAATAAAATAATGTTAGAACCTTATTTATGGGAACCGTGGGAATTGCCCACATACCACGAACGATTGAAACCATCCTATTACTTATTAAAAGAAGCTTTTTTAGAATATGATAAATAA
- a CDS encoding CBS and ACT domain-containing protein, producing MDVKSYMTTNVVTVSEDTKILEALDIMKENDFHRLPVVKDGRMVGLVTQEIIQENSPSTATSLSIHEMNYLLTKTKVGDIMHKKVVTIQADDLLEEAASRMRDQKVGVLPVVEDQNKIVGIITDKDIFSAFIDIMGYNNKGSRIVIDIPEDQPGILEDITNILAEAQISINQIAVYRKDDFTEVIIQMDSPDTKTIKEILTTSGYTVSSAIYKAGKR from the coding sequence ATGGATGTAAAAAGTTATATGACGACAAATGTTGTGACCGTTTCAGAGGATACAAAAATTTTAGAAGCACTAGATATCATGAAAGAAAATGATTTTCATCGTTTGCCAGTAGTAAAAGATGGGCGAATGGTCGGATTAGTTACACAAGAGATCATCCAAGAAAATTCTCCTTCCACCGCGACAAGTTTGAGTATCCATGAAATGAATTATTTGTTGACCAAAACTAAAGTTGGCGATATCATGCATAAAAAAGTCGTTACGATCCAGGCAGATGACCTGCTAGAAGAAGCTGCGTCTCGGATGCGCGACCAAAAAGTAGGGGTTTTGCCTGTAGTAGAAGACCAAAATAAAATTGTAGGAATCATCACCGATAAGGATATTTTTAGCGCCTTTATCGATATTATGGGATATAACAATAAAGGGAGCCGTATTGTGATTGATATTCCAGAAGACCAGCCAGGGATCCTTGAAGATATCACTAATATTTTAGCCGAAGCTCAGATTAGTATTAATCAAATCGCGGTCTACCGAAAAGATGATTTTACGGAAGTGATCATTCAAATGGATAGTCCAGATACAAAGACGATAAAAGAGATTTTAACGACAAGTGGTTATACTGTTAGTTCAGCAATCTATAAAGCAGGAAAAAGATAA
- a CDS encoding ABC transporter ATP-binding protein: MEMLKVKDLSVYYGVIQATKEINFEVNEGEIVSLIGANGAGKSTVLKAISGLHRPKSGEIIFKGQPIQKESTRKIVQLGISQVPEGRHVFKGMTVMENLEMGAFLRKDKNDIQKDLKMVFDRFPVLGERKKQDTATLSGGEQQMVAMGRALMSRPKLLLLDEPSMGLAPLFIKEIFNIIQMINKQGTTVLLIEQNAKVALEVAHRGYVLETGKVVQTGTGKELLASDEVQKAYLGG; encoded by the coding sequence ATAGAGATGTTAAAAGTAAAAGATCTATCCGTTTATTACGGCGTTATCCAAGCTACTAAAGAAATCAACTTTGAAGTTAATGAAGGGGAGATCGTTTCACTGATTGGTGCTAATGGGGCGGGGAAGTCAACCGTTTTAAAGGCCATTTCTGGTTTGCATCGTCCAAAATCTGGCGAAATCATTTTCAAAGGTCAACCGATACAAAAAGAATCGACACGAAAAATCGTTCAGTTGGGTATTTCTCAAGTTCCAGAAGGACGGCATGTCTTTAAAGGAATGACCGTTATGGAGAATTTAGAAATGGGAGCGTTTCTTAGAAAAGATAAAAATGATATCCAAAAAGATTTGAAGATGGTTTTTGACCGTTTTCCGGTTTTGGGAGAACGGAAAAAACAAGATACAGCAACCCTATCTGGTGGGGAACAACAAATGGTCGCTATGGGACGAGCGCTGATGTCCAGACCGAAACTACTGTTGTTAGATGAACCTTCAATGGGATTAGCACCGCTATTTATCAAAGAAATTTTTAACATCATTCAAATGATCAATAAACAAGGAACGACCGTATTATTGATTGAACAAAATGCAAAAGTAGCTCTAGAAGTGGCCCATCGGGGGTATGTTCTGGAAACCGGAAAAGTCGTTCAAACCGGTACAGGCAAAGAATTGCTGGCAAGTGACGAAGTTCAAAAAGCTTATTTGGGAGGTTAA
- a CDS encoding ABC transporter ATP-binding protein, producing MSLLEVKQLTKNFGGLSAVSMVNMQLEDNELVGLIGPNGAGKTTLFNLLTGVYEPSEGSIDLEVEGKKTSLIKQKTYNITAMGLGRTFQNIRLFKDLTVLENVLIGMHEKNKVGTVASIFRTPAYYASEEKMRHEALKLLALFNLESKVKELAKNLPYGEQRRLEIVRALATKPKILFLDEPAAGMNPQETANLTSLIRQIQKEFKITILLIEHDMSLVMDVCERIYVLEYGRMIAHGTPMEIKNNEAVIKAYLGGE from the coding sequence ATGAGTTTATTAGAAGTTAAACAGCTGACAAAAAACTTTGGTGGACTTTCAGCTGTCTCCATGGTAAATATGCAATTGGAAGACAATGAATTAGTCGGATTGATCGGCCCAAACGGTGCAGGAAAAACGACGTTATTCAATCTGTTAACAGGTGTTTATGAGCCTTCTGAAGGGAGTATCGATCTAGAAGTAGAGGGTAAAAAAACCTCTTTGATCAAACAAAAAACATATAATATTACAGCTATGGGTTTAGGAAGAACTTTTCAAAATATTCGATTGTTTAAAGATTTAACCGTATTAGAAAATGTTTTGATTGGCATGCATGAAAAAAATAAAGTCGGTACCGTGGCCAGTATTTTTAGGACGCCAGCATATTACGCATCAGAAGAAAAAATGCGTCATGAAGCGCTCAAACTGTTAGCGCTGTTCAACTTAGAAAGCAAAGTAAAAGAGTTAGCAAAAAATTTACCCTACGGAGAACAAAGACGCCTAGAAATCGTTCGCGCATTGGCCACAAAACCTAAAATATTATTTTTAGATGAGCCAGCAGCAGGAATGAATCCGCAAGAAACAGCTAATTTGACTTCTTTGATCCGCCAGATCCAAAAAGAATTTAAAATCACAATTTTATTGATTGAACACGATATGTCCTTAGTCATGGATGTATGTGAACGCATTTACGTATTAGAATACGGCAGAATGATCGCTCACGGAACACCTATGGAAATCAAGAACAACGAAGCGGTCATCAAAGCATATTTAGGTGGTGAATAG
- a CDS encoding branched-chain amino acid ABC transporter permease, which yields MKQFNKKNLGWLIFIAAVYAIIQIGTMTGIINAFYEITLMTILINVILATGLNLIIGFSGQFSLGHAGFMAIGAYCTGIISIKYPTMAGLLGGMLLGIAIASLVALLVGIPTLRLKGDYLAIATLGVAEIIRIVILNMNSITNGAAGLSGIPFIANWQITFAFIVISLIITMNYIKSSPGRATISIREDEIAAESMGINTTKYKIIAFVLGAASAATAGGLHASYFSVIRPADFTFMKSVDILIIVVFGGLGSMTGSVVAAIVLGILNIYLQPFGQLRMIIYSIALVAIMVFKPSGLLGTKEFTISGLLDRKNKKASMKEGGAE from the coding sequence ATGAAACAATTCAATAAGAAAAATCTCGGTTGGCTCATTTTTATTGCAGCCGTTTATGCGATCATTCAAATAGGCACAATGACAGGCATAATCAATGCTTTCTATGAAATAACGTTGATGACCATTCTGATCAATGTGATCTTAGCAACTGGATTAAACTTGATCATTGGATTTTCAGGCCAATTTTCCTTAGGTCACGCAGGATTCATGGCTATTGGTGCCTATTGTACCGGCATTATCAGCATCAAATATCCTACTATGGCGGGTCTGCTTGGTGGAATGCTTTTAGGGATCGCCATCGCCAGTCTGGTGGCTTTGTTAGTAGGGATTCCTACTTTACGATTAAAAGGGGATTATTTAGCAATTGCTACTTTAGGGGTAGCTGAGATCATTCGGATCGTGATTTTGAACATGAACAGTATTACAAACGGAGCTGCTGGCTTAAGCGGGATCCCTTTTATTGCTAATTGGCAAATCACGTTTGCCTTTATCGTGATTTCTTTGATCATTACGATGAATTATATCAAAAGCAGTCCAGGACGAGCAACGATCTCCATTCGTGAAGATGAGATTGCAGCAGAGTCGATGGGGATCAATACGACAAAATATAAAATCATCGCGTTTGTTTTAGGAGCAGCTTCTGCAGCGACTGCAGGTGGATTGCACGCCTCTTATTTCAGTGTTATCCGTCCAGCCGATTTTACTTTTATGAAATCTGTTGATATTTTGATCATTGTGGTTTTTGGTGGATTAGGAAGCATGACTGGGAGTGTCGTTGCAGCGATCGTATTAGGTATTTTAAATATTTATTTGCAGCCTTTTGGACAGTTGAGAATGATCATCTATTCAATTGCGCTGGTCGCGATCATGGTGTTCAAACCTTCTGGCTTATTGGGAACAAAAGAATTTACTATTTCTGGCTTATTAGACCGCAAAAATAAAAAAGCTTCGATGAAAGAGGGGGGAGCAGAATGA